The following proteins are co-located in the Nocardioides piscis genome:
- a CDS encoding diacylglycerol/lipid kinase family protein gives MLVITNSDAGTSDEASLEQALAILRHEASVEVCATSNPGELDGVLHRAGSRRIVVAGGDGSLHAVVAALHKRNELSTKTLALLPMGTGNDFARGTGIPLDIEEAAHLALDGEPRPVDLIIDETGAVVVNNVHVGAGAQASRRGHRWKGRLGSVGVGRLNLGKLGYPIGAVLAAFEPPSQRLLVEVDGKVVNDLDRPVLMVAVGNGANVGGGTELTPEADPESGSLDVMISRAVSVTAKLGYVAHLRRGEHHERDDVLYVRGNEVSVRGDEFWVSADGEVYGPERSRSWRLERAAYQMVLPR, from the coding sequence ATGCTGGTCATCACCAACAGCGACGCCGGCACCTCCGACGAGGCGTCGCTCGAGCAGGCCTTGGCGATCCTCCGCCACGAGGCTTCGGTCGAGGTGTGCGCGACCTCCAACCCCGGTGAGCTCGACGGCGTGCTGCACCGCGCGGGTTCGCGCCGGATCGTGGTCGCGGGCGGCGACGGAAGCCTCCACGCGGTCGTCGCGGCGCTCCACAAGCGCAACGAGCTGTCGACCAAGACCCTCGCACTGCTCCCCATGGGCACGGGCAACGACTTCGCGCGAGGCACCGGCATCCCCCTCGACATCGAGGAGGCCGCACACCTCGCGCTGGACGGCGAGCCGAGACCGGTCGACCTGATCATCGACGAGACGGGCGCGGTCGTCGTGAACAACGTCCACGTCGGCGCCGGCGCCCAGGCCAGTCGGCGAGGCCACCGGTGGAAGGGGCGACTCGGCAGCGTCGGTGTCGGCCGGCTCAACCTCGGCAAGCTCGGCTATCCGATCGGGGCGGTCCTCGCCGCGTTCGAGCCCCCCAGCCAACGGCTGCTCGTCGAGGTCGACGGCAAGGTCGTCAACGACCTCGACCGCCCCGTCCTGATGGTGGCCGTCGGCAACGGCGCCAACGTCGGCGGCGGGACCGAGCTCACCCCGGAGGCCGACCCCGAGAGCGGGAGCCTGGACGTGATGATCTCCCGAGCCGTCTCCGTCACGGCCAAGCTCGGCTATGTCGCACACCTGCGGCGCGGTGAGCACCACGAGCGCGACGACGTCCTCTATGTCCGCGGCAACGAGGTCTCGGTGCGCGGTGACGAGTTCTGGGTCTCCGCCGACGGCGAGGTCTATGGCCCCGAGCGCAGTCGCTCCTGGCGACTCGAGCGCGCCGCCTACCAGATGGTCCTGCCCCGCTAG
- a CDS encoding SDR family oxidoreductase translates to MARELNDLTVAITGGARGIGAATAERLERAGADVVIGDRDADVLAATARDLGVRSHPLDVTDATSWRDFVAAAGAVDVLVNNAGIMPIGSILKEDEAVTRAVVDVNLHGVIIGTKAVAPQMAERGRGHIINVASAVGRVATADGATYTASKFAVVGFSEATRLELAPQGIEVSLVMPTVVRTELAAGIRQAKGVKEIGPEDVAEVIELMIRKPRPEMWVPRWTQPMSRVTTMLPKRVQQVISDRFEANVLAERDDAARSAYEERVRRS, encoded by the coding sequence ATGGCTCGCGAACTCAACGACCTGACCGTCGCCATCACCGGCGGCGCCCGCGGCATCGGGGCCGCCACCGCCGAGCGGCTCGAGCGGGCCGGCGCGGACGTGGTCATCGGTGACCGGGACGCCGACGTCCTCGCGGCGACGGCGCGCGACCTCGGTGTCCGCAGCCACCCCCTGGACGTCACCGACGCGACGAGCTGGCGAGACTTCGTCGCAGCAGCCGGCGCCGTCGACGTGCTCGTCAACAACGCCGGCATCATGCCGATCGGCTCGATCCTCAAGGAGGACGAAGCCGTCACCCGCGCGGTCGTCGACGTCAACCTGCACGGCGTCATCATCGGCACGAAGGCGGTCGCCCCGCAGATGGCCGAGCGGGGGCGTGGACACATCATCAACGTGGCCTCGGCGGTCGGCCGGGTGGCCACGGCCGACGGTGCGACCTACACGGCCAGCAAGTTCGCGGTCGTCGGCTTCAGTGAGGCGACCCGCCTGGAGCTGGCCCCGCAGGGGATCGAGGTGTCGCTGGTGATGCCCACCGTGGTCCGCACCGAGCTGGCCGCGGGCATCAGGCAGGCCAAGGGCGTCAAGGAGATCGGGCCCGAGGACGTGGCCGAGGTGATCGAGCTGATGATCCGCAAGCCCAGGCCCGAGATGTGGGTGCCGCGCTGGACCCAGCCCATGTCGCGAGTGACGACGATGCTGCCCAAGCGCGTCCAGCAGGTCATCAGCGACCGCTTCGAGGCCAACGTGCTGGCCGAGCGTGACGACGCTGCCCGCTCCGCCTACGAGGAGCGCGTGCGACGCAGCTGA
- a CDS encoding adenylosuccinate synthase: MPAIVVLGAQWGDEGKGKATDLLATTDTIDYVVRTSGGHNAGHTIVVNGEKFATHLLPSGILTPGATSVIANGVVVSPEALFRELDSLIERGVDVAELKVSANAHVIATYHATIDKVTERFLGKNLIGTTGRGIGPAYADKVNRVGIRIADLFDEDILRQKVEGALDVRNHLLTKVYNRRAIEVEAVVEELLSYVDRLRPMVCDTSLLLNQALDAGRTVLFEGAQATMLDVDHGTYPFVTSSSAVAGGVCIGAGIGPTRIDRVIGVIKAYTTRVGSGPFPTELFDEDGAELQRIGGEIGVSTGRTRRCGWYDAVIARYASRVNGLTEFFLTKLDVLDSWERIPVCVAYEIDGQRVEEMPMTQTELHHAKPIYEYFDGWQQDISGCRSFADLPKNAQVYVEALERMSGSKIWGVGVGPGREQTLVVHD; encoded by the coding sequence ATGCCCGCGATCGTCGTACTCGGTGCCCAGTGGGGCGATGAGGGCAAGGGCAAGGCGACCGACCTGCTCGCCACCACCGACACCATCGACTACGTGGTCCGCACCAGCGGCGGCCACAACGCCGGACACACGATCGTGGTCAACGGCGAGAAGTTCGCCACCCACCTGCTGCCCAGCGGCATCCTGACCCCGGGGGCCACCAGCGTCATCGCCAACGGCGTCGTCGTCTCGCCCGAGGCCCTCTTCCGCGAGCTCGACAGCCTGATCGAGCGCGGGGTCGACGTCGCCGAGCTCAAGGTGAGCGCCAACGCCCACGTGATCGCGACCTACCACGCGACGATCGACAAGGTCACCGAGCGCTTCCTGGGCAAGAACCTCATCGGCACGACCGGCCGAGGCATCGGCCCGGCGTATGCCGACAAGGTCAACCGCGTCGGCATACGCATCGCCGACCTGTTCGACGAGGACATCCTGCGGCAGAAGGTCGAGGGTGCGCTCGACGTCCGCAACCACCTCCTGACCAAGGTCTACAACCGGCGGGCGATCGAGGTGGAGGCAGTGGTCGAGGAGCTGCTGTCCTACGTCGACCGGCTCCGTCCGATGGTGTGCGACACGTCGCTGCTGCTCAACCAGGCGCTCGACGCCGGCAGGACCGTGCTGTTCGAGGGTGCGCAGGCGACCATGCTCGACGTCGACCACGGCACCTATCCGTTCGTGACGTCCTCGAGCGCCGTCGCCGGCGGTGTCTGCATCGGCGCCGGCATCGGCCCGACCCGTATCGACCGGGTCATCGGCGTGATCAAGGCCTACACCACGCGCGTCGGCTCCGGGCCGTTCCCCACCGAGCTCTTCGACGAGGACGGCGCCGAGCTCCAGCGCATCGGTGGCGAGATCGGCGTCTCCACCGGCCGCACCCGCCGCTGCGGTTGGTATGACGCGGTGATCGCGCGCTACGCGAGCAGGGTCAACGGCCTCACCGAGTTCTTCCTCACCAAGCTCGACGTCCTCGACAGCTGGGAGCGCATCCCCGTGTGCGTGGCCTACGAGATCGACGGCCAGCGGGTCGAGGAGATGCCGATGACCCAGACCGAGCTGCACCACGCCAAGCCGATCTATGAATACTTCGACGGCTGGCAGCAGGACATCTCCGGGTGCCGGTCCTTCGCCGACCTGCCGAAGAACGCGCAGGTCTACGTCGAGGCCCTCGAGCGGATGTCCGGCTCGAAGATCTGGGGCGTCGGGGTCGGGCCCGGCCGCGAGCAGACGCTCGTCGTCCACGACTGA